A segment of the bacterium genome:
GCTCGGCTTCCTCGGCTTCTACGCGCTCGCGGACTACTGGAAGTCGCGCAACGTCAAGGAGACCGCCGGCGGCCACGGCGCGCACGGCGGCCCGACCGGGACGACCGGGCTCGCGGTCAAGCTCCAGAAGATCAACATCCCGCCGATGATCACCTTCGACGAGGACTTTGGGGGCCGTCGCATCTCGTGGCTCTGGGTCGCGATCGGCGGCATGGTCGTCGGCGCGCTGGCCGCGATCATGGGCGTCGGCGGCGGGTTCGTGACCTTCCCGATGTTCGTCTACGTCTTCGGCGTCTCGACGGCGACCACCGTCGGCACCGACATCCTGCAGATCATCTTCACCGCCGGACTGGCCTCGATCGCCCAGTACGCGATCTACGGCTACGTCTTCTACACGCTGGCCATGGGCATGCTCC
Coding sequences within it:
- a CDS encoding sulfite exporter TauE/SafE family protein gives rise to the protein LGFLGFYALADYWKSRNVKETAGGHGAHGGPTGTTGLAVKLQKINIPPMITFDEDFGGRRISWLWVAIGGMVVGALAAIMGVGGGFVTFPMFVYVFGVSTATTVGTDILQIIFTAGLASIAQYAIYGYVFYTLAMGMLLGSLIGIQVGALTTKVVKGIHIRAFYAVSIIAGFINRVTTLPKKFTELEVIKFSKGFNNGIETVGNVIFWIVVGFFGFWIISKFVTNIKTLREEG